The Microbacterium forte sequence TGCGGCCACGGTTCACCAGTGTGCTCGACCTCGACGTGTGGTCATACACGACCGTCATCGCCGATGTGGTGCGCCCGTTCGAACCGGTGATCAATGACCCCGAGAGCGTGGCGCTCGAGTGGGTGCCGGTCGACGAGGTCGACTCGCGACCGTTGCACCCCGGTTTCGGCAACGCATGGCCTGCTCTTCGCGCCCTGCTCGAGGTTCGCCCGGCGCTCGTCGTCGATGCCGCGAACGTGGTCGGCTCAGTGCCCGACGGCTGGTGGAAGGATCGCGCGGGCGCGGCGACTCGTCTCGCTTCGCGCCTGGACGGGGTCGCCGTGCCGGCGTCTGATCTCGGGATAGACGGGACGCTCTGGTTCCCGGAGGTCGCACTCGTCGTCGAAGGGAAGGCGCGCGGGATCTCCGCGCCGTCGCCGTCATCGTCTGCTGGTGCTGGTGCTGGTGCTGGTGCTGGTGCTGGTGCTGGTGCTGGTGCTGGTGCTGGTGCAGATGCGATGGCCCCCGAGCTGCTCCCAGCCGGGGGCGTCTCGGTTGTGCGTGCTGAGGCCGCGGGTGACGACACGATCGTCGCGGAGGTCGAGCGTCGATCGCGGGCGGGACAGTATGTCGTCGCCGTCACGAGCGACCGCGAGCTGCAGAACCGCGTCGTCGCGGCGGGCGCCGCGCAGGTGCTCTCGGCCGGCTGGCTGTTGGGCGTGCTGCCGCAACAGGCCTGATGGATACAGCGCGTCGCTGCGTTCAGACGAACATCACCCGACGACGAGGTGGGTCGACGTAATCTCGGCCGAGCGGACTGGTCCAGGTGATACTCCCATCGGGAGTCTGGCGGGCCTTCCACCGATGCCGCTCATCGATGTCGGGGTGTTTGAGCGAATGATGCGTCGTGCAGAAGTGACTGAGGTTGTCGATGCGTGTTCGGCCACCGCGAGCGTGGTCGTGGTTGTGGTCGATCTCGCAGCGGTGCACCGGCATCCGGCATCCAGGGAATCTGCAGTGCTGATCTCGTGCTCGGAGGAAGCGCCGCATCTGCTCCGTGGGGGAGTATGCGTCGGTCTCTGTCACCAGGCCGGTGCTGCTGAGGAACAGGCGTGACCATCCGGTGCAGCGCCCCGCGAGTCCGCGCGCGACATCGGGATCGAGTGGGCCGTGTCCGTCGAGTTCGGCGGGTCGATCGTCATCTCCGGCGAGGGTGCTCGCAGCGACCGTGACCTGAATGCGGGCCGAGACGTTCTCGAGCCCTGCGCCGTTCGCTTCGCTCGGATCCGAGGAGAGCAGCAGATCGGACAGCAGATCGGCGCGGATCTGATCGAACGTGCGGGTATCGCCGGAAAGGTGCTCGAGGTCGGGACTCGCCGGATCGGTCAGCGGGTCGATCAGGCCGGTGAGCGGATCGGTGACGAAGGTGCCGTCGGCAGCGATCACTCCGGCCTCGAAGTAGGCGTCGTACCGGGGGTCTTCGGGGGAGAGATCGGAGAGGTGGAGCGCGTTCTCGCAGTCGTCGTCGAGTGACTCGAGGATGGGCTCCCGTTCGCCGCGAGTGCGCGCGATGTGACGTGCCATTCGCGTGAGACGATCGGAGATCGCCACGGCGACCCACTCGGGAAGAACCGCTGTGAGCACCGCCAGTCCGTCGTCGACCGACTTGACCGTCACACAGCGCTCGGCCGCGAAGCGGCGCTGCCGTTCGACAACGGTCTCGCCGACGAGAGCCGCCGCCACCTGGCGGGCATGGATCTTCGTCCGCTGCGCCGTGTCGTGCTCGGCGACAACCAGCACGGCCGTCTCGTAGAGGCTCATGGTGGCGGGCTCCACGCGTCCGTCGCGGATGGCATCGTCGACGATCTCGCTTGCTCGCACGATCTCACGGACGTGCCGCGCGGTGATGGCCCCCGCAGCGAACGTGGCATGCACGGCGGGAAGCGCTCGTGTCAGTGTGCGCGCATCCGTGAAGGCGTACTCGACAGAGCCCTTCGGAATGTGCCCTGCCGCGGAGTACTCCGCAATCATCGATCTGTAGATCGCATCGCGGTGGTGAGGGCTCTCGGAGACATCGGCGTCGTGCACGCTGATGCGCTCGACGAGGAGCGCGTAAGACTTGGCTTCGAGAGCAGCGATCTGGCGCCGTGTGGCGACCCACTCGTCGAGGAGCCTGCGGCGCTCCTCGAGATCGAGGTCGAGATCGGTGCGCTGAGTCATGCTCTCAGTTTAGAAGGTATGTTCGACTCAACACAGTGTCAGCCAGGGAATATTCCATCATCCTCATATCCTCGGCCCCGCAGCTTGTCGATGTCGCGTCGCTCCCGCTTGGTGGGGCGCCCCGCTCCCCGATCGCGCAATCCCAGAGCGGCCTGAGGCTCGCGCTCCGGTGTGCGATCCTCGTAGGCGAGGGCCGCGACCGGCGCGCCCACGCGCTTGACGAGCAGCTGGCGGACAATCAGAATCCGATCGAAACCGGCGATCCGCACACGCAGTTCGTCGCCGATGCGCACGTGTTGAGCGGCCTTCACCTTGTCGCCGTTCACACGCACATGCCCTGCGCGGCATGCGGTGGTCGCCGCTGAGCGCGTCTTGTACACGCGGATCGCCCAGAGCCAGCTGTCGACCCGTGCGGCATCGGCCATCAGGCGCCTCGCTTTCTCAGTGCGATCAGGGCGCCGACGACGATCAGGCCCTGTCCTGTCGCGTACGTGGCCATGATGGCAGGGCTGCTCCAGGCAGGGAGCGAGCCGGGAAGGAAAAGTCGGAGGGCCAGGAGGGTGTCGCTCGCGAGGAAGAAAGCGCCACCGATCGCAACCAGCGGATGGCATCGTGTCGACAGGGCCGCTGTAGCACCGAGAACGACGCCGTAGATCGCGACCGCGATCAGCAGCCCACCGGCATGGGGCCCCACGAGAGTCATCATCGCCACCCACCATCCGGCGTAGACGAGCGCCCACCACTGCATCCGACGCACAGCGAGGTGACGGATGAAAAGAGCGATGTATGCGAGATGCGCGATGCCGAAGAACATCAGCATCAGCGGTACCTCCGGCGCTGCAGGAAAGACCGCGCCCGCGCTGTCACCGAGCCATGAGAACGCGAGCGCCACGAGAATCAATGCCTGCGCGGCGCGCTCCCGGATCCGGGGCAGCGACACCAGCACCGGCACGGCGAGCAGGGGCATCAGAAGCAGCTTGGTCGGCCCGGCCGCAGGGCTGTCGAGACCCAGCAGCACCACGTGGGTCACCGAGACCGCGATGTAAGGCAGGAATGCCCACTGGAGCGGATCAAGCTGACGGCGGCGCTGCATCTCCCCATCGTAGGGCGGGATCGAACGGCGCCAGACGCGCTCAGGACTCGACGGTGACCTGGGTGATCTGACCGTCGGTCCCGAGGTGGACAGCGGGCCAGTATCCCTCGGGGAAGTGCTGGCCGCAGGTATCGATGAGGTGGAGCACGACGGTGCCGTCGGCTGAAGCCTCGAGCGTCTCGAGGCTGAGGTCGGATGCCGCGTCGTCGAGCTCGTGCTGCTCGGGGGTGACGTTGCTGAAGGCGGCCACGACGGCATCCGTAGCCAGACGTCGAAGAACGCCGAGGGCTGCGATCGTCTCATGCACGTGGGGGAGCAGAGCGGCCGCCTCATCGGCGTCGGTTCCTTCGATCATGAGGTCGAGGGGTTCACCGTTGATGACCGTGCCGCCGGCGTACCAGTCGTGGGTCAGCACGGTTCCATCAGTCAGCTTCGTCGTCGCGCGCGTGAGGGTGCCCAGCTCGGGGTCTTCGATGGTCGGGTTCTCGTCGCTCATGTCACCCACGGTAGCGGTCGCTCACGGTCTGAGAGTCGAGCCGCGGGATTCGAGATGCTCGCGCAGGATGCGGAGGGCCTTCGGGCCCACTCCGTGAATCGCGAGCAGTGCGCTCTCGGACATTCCGTCGAACTGCTCGAGACGGGTGAGTCCCTGCAGAGCCAGCTCTCTGCGTGCGACGTTGCCCATGGATGAGGGCAGCTCTGTCTCTTCCGTCACTCGGAGAGCTCCAGTGCCACGAGGGTGCGTCCCGGCTTCAGCTCGGCCTTCTCTTCGAAGCCTGCAGCCAGGAATGTGGTGAGCATGCCGTGGAACAGGTCATTCGCGCGCTTCTTCTCGCCGCGGGTGTCGACGGGGTACCCCTCGATGAGTCGAGCTCCCGAGCTTCGCGCGAAGTCAACCGCGGCGCGCAGCAGTTCGAGGTTGAGGCCGGAGCCTCGGTGTTCGCGACGGACCACGAAGCACGTGACCGCCCACACCGATTCGTCGTCGAAAGGCTCAGCCGATGCTGCCGCGATCATGCGCGTGCGCGGGACCCGCTGCTGCTTGGTGCGTGGCCCGATCCGAATCCACCCGGCTGCGTCGCCATCGACGTAGGCGATCAGGCCGGGCGGAGGGCCCGCCTCGATCTCATCGCGCAGCATCTCGACGCGCTGCGGCGTGGTCGTCTCATTCCACTCCTTGTTGCTCAGCATCGGCCAGATGCACTGGCAGCTGGCACCATCACCACCCCCGGTGAGCGCGTGCTGAACGTCATCCCACCGGGCGTTCGTCGCCACCTCTGTCGTGATCGTCGCCATGCAGGTGACGCTACGCCGCGCCTCCGACACCACGCAACGCCCGGCGCTCACCCGGTTCGCGAACGGCGCGAGAGTGGGGCTAAGATGGGGGAGTTGCCTGCGCGAGAGTGCAGAACAACGGGCTGTGGCGCAGCTTGGTAGCGCACTTGACTGGGGGTCAAGGGGTCGCAGGTTCAAATCCTGTCAGCCCGACCACAGAGCCCCGGAGAACCGCAGAACTACGCGGAACTCCGGGGCTTTTGTCATGCCCGGCCCAGCAGCCAGGAACGCACTACCGTGCGATGTCGACGCGTCAACCCCCTCTCCAGCATCGGATGAACGGCATACCGTCGGTTCATCGACAGAGGAGATGCAATGAGCGATCTGCAGAACACGCACGGAACCACCGACGCCCACGAAGAGCCTGACACCGCCTCGGGTGGTGCGCCCGATGACTCGACGTCCCAGAGCACGTCCAAGAGCACGGACGAGATCCTCGAAGACGAGACCACCGACGAAGACGGCGCGCCTCTCGAGAACCCGTCGGGCGGCTGAATCGGCCACGCCCTGAAGAGCGAAGACCCCCACCCGGCGCTGAGCCGGTGGGGGTCTTCTTCGCTGTCCGCTGGTCTCTCGACCTAGGCGTTGCGCACGGTCAGCATCCGCCATCCTTCTGGCACCTTCGCCTCGAGCGATGCCATGTCGTCAGCCTCGATCTCCTGCACGCCGTCGACGCGGGTGAACGTGCCGGTCGCTTCCATCTTGGCCACGCCCTTCAGCATCCGCACCGGCGCCGAGGCGAGCTCGAAACCCGGCTTGCGGTGCTGTTCTAGCTCGACGAGCACCTCGGCGAGTGTCGTTCCGATGACGTCAGCAGTGCTGGACTCGACGGGACGGATCAGAGCGATGAGCATGAGGCCAGCCTATGGCGCAGCGGTCGCCTGGCCGGGGTACCGCTCCGCAAGGGGTGTCAATTGGGCGTCGCCGCAAGCGGAGGAAGGTGCGGGATCGTGATCGGCGCTGTGGACCGGCTCGGTGGGTTGTGGAACCGCTGCAGATCGCTGAGCACCTCGTCGGCCGACATGTACGAGCTCGCCAGGGGAAGGTTGCGCAACCAGAGCACGTCGACCTCGACGGCATCCACCTGGTAGATGCAGGCGACGGTCTGGCGTGCGTCATGCGGCTCGTACTTGTGGTCGACGATCAGCCACTCGGTCTCAGTCACCCTGCGGAGCTCGAACCTCGGATCGGGCATCGCGGACATCTCAACACTCCAATCAGTCGTATTCGCCATCGGCTGACAGGGGGAGCGCTCCGCGAACGGGCGACGACATCACCGCCTGATCGACGGGCGCCCTCTGCCCGCCAGAGTTCACCAGAATTATACGAACGCACCGGTATATCGCTCAAGGGGACAGTGAGCGGACGCCGTGCTGGGGCGCCTCAGGCCTCATATGCGGTGCGTCCACCGATCACCGTGCGCAGAACACGGGCCGTGAGCAGCGACCCGCTGCCCTCCGAGAACGGATCGACGTCGAGCACGGCGAAGTCCGCCGCCTGGCCCACCGCGATGCGGCCACGCCACGCACCGTCGCCGATCGACGCCGCGGCGTCACGAGTCGCATGGGCGATCGCGCGTGCGAGGGGAAGGGCGAACTGCGGATGCACCGCGGGCACATCGGGGTTCAGCGCCGATGCCCGTGTCGTGGCCACGTACATGTTCGCGAGTGCCGCGTGCGGCGCGGTGGGAGCGTCCGTCGAGAAGGCGAGCAGCGCACCGGCATCCTCGTACTCCGGCCACGCGAAGGCCCGCTCGGCTCGCTCGTCGCCGAGCTGAGCCGCCCAGTTCGCGAATATCGCCGGGTCAGCGTGCACCGGCTGCATGGACGCCGTCACACCCAGGCGCGCCATCCGCTCGGCCGTGCCGGGAGCTGCGTACTCGAGATGCTCGATGCGATGCCGACGCGGACGATCGCCGTTGACCGTGATCGCGTGCTCGATCGCGTCCAGCGCGAGCGTGCTCGCCTCATCGCCGATCGCATGCAGTGCGACCTGGAGTCCCGCGGCATCCGCAGCCGCGACGACGGGGAACAGGCGTTCGGTCGGCCAGATCGGCGCCGCGTTGGAGCCATCCGCATACGGTGCGCGCATCGCGGCGGTGCACGCGTCGATCGTGCCGTCGAGTACGAGCTTGATGCCGATCACCCGGACAGCGCTCGAGGCGGTCTCGGCACGCTCGGCCGCCTCGGTGACCTGAGCCAGGTTCAGGGCGTCATCGCCGGTGTTCGCGACGAACCAGTGCGCGGCTATCCGCAACGGCAGCGCGTCGCGCCCCTCCGCCCGTTCGAGCGCCGCAAGGGCGAGCCCGTCGAACGCCATGTCGACGGCGCCGGTGACACCCGCCGCGAGATACGCCTCCACGACGCGCTGCACCGCTGCATCCCGCTGCTCGTCGGTGGTCGTGGCATCCCGGTGCGCCCACGCGTGCTGCTGCGCGGCCGTCTCGTAGAGCATCCCGGTCGGTTCGCCGTCGGCATCCCGCTCGATACGGCCGCCGATCGGGTCAGGCGTCTCGCGGGTGATCCCGAACTCCTCGAGCGCCGCCGAGTTGACCCAGCAGGAGTGGTAGTCGTTGGCATCGAGATAGACGGGGATGTCGGCGACGACGGCGTCGATCATCGCTGCCGTCGGCGATCCGCCCGGGATCGCGTCGAAGAGCCATCCGCGCCCACGCACCGCACCGGTGGAGGTCTCACGCGCCTCTTGCACTCTGCGCTGGATCTCGTCGAGAGACCCTGCATCGGTGAGCCCGATCTGGCCCAGCGCCTCGCCCATCATCAGCAGATGGGTGTGCGCGTCGGTGAATCCGGGAAGAACGACCCGTCCGCCGAGATCGACCACATCATCGGTCGGCGGTGCGTCGGCCTCGGCTCCGACGAAGGCGAAGTCCGCGCCGTCTACGACGACGGCTTCGGCCCAGGCGGCGTCGTCGGCGGTGAAGAAACGCGCATTGCGATAGAGCGTGGCGGGCATCAGAGTGTCTCCTCGGTGGTGGCTGCGCCCTCGAGGCGTGTCGAGAGCAGGGCGATGGCGCTTGCGGGCACGGCGAGCACGAAGCTCGCGATGCCCAGCGCGACGGCGAAACCTTGGAACCCGAGCATGCCGACGAGCGCAGCGCCGATCACGGGGGTCAGTGCCGATCCGACGAGGTAGACCGCGAGCAGGGGTCCAGACCAGCGGCCGTCGGCATCGAGAGCCGCCGAGGTCGACACGAAGTACATGAAGGCGATCGCGTAGACGGTGTTCCAGGCGATGAACACCACGATGAACGCGGTCGGATCAGTGGTGAACCCCTCGACGATCTTCAGCACTCCTCCGGCCAGCAGCAGCACCGCGAGGGGCACTGCTCGGCCCAGCCGGGATCCGACGATCATCAGCAGCACAGACCCGATGAGACCGCCCGCCGTCGCGCCGCTGAGCGCGAGGCCCAGCCCCTCGGGTGTCAGACCCGTCTGCTCCGCGCCCATGATGCCGGCCATGGCCCAGAGCGAGTCCTCGCTCACCGCCCACAGCGCGAACACGACGAGAAGGCTGAATCCGGCGATCGTGACGGTTCGCGAGCGTGCGGGAGAGAGGCGCAGCGCGCCTGTGGGCGGCACGTCGATCGGCATCGCCTCGGCGACAGCGGCCCCGGCCTGAGGATCGATCACGGGGGCCGCAGGCAACCACGCCGAGACGAGCAGCCCCAGGATGCTGAACAGCGCGAGAGCGCCGAAGACATCGATCGGCGCGAGCCCGATGAGAGGGATCACCGCCAGCACGATCGTGATGACGCCACGGTTCGCGAGACCGTTGAAGCCCGCGACCCTGTCGGGATTCCGGAAGGCGGCGAGTGCAGCTCCGGATGCGGCGACGGCACCGCCGGCTCCCGCCCCGCCGACCAGCAGAGCGGGAAGGATGAGCGCAGGCACCAGCGCTGCGGTGCCGAAACCGAGGGCCGCGATGGCGAGTCCGGTGCGGGCCACCATGCGCCTGTGACCGCCGGCGCAGAGCGGGGCGATCGCGAGTCCCGTGACCGCGGTGAGCAGCAGGGTCGCGGTGACGAGCCAGCTCGCGGCGAGCACGTCGATGTCGAGGCCCGTCTGTGCCGCGGTGATCATGTAGGGCGACAGGTTGACGCCCAGATAGCCCGCGATTCCGATCGCGAAGGTGGCTGTGGCGGTCGGCAGCCGGAGCGGAACCCGGGTGCTGAGGTCGATGGCGGTCATGGTTCTCCCACTGAGAGGGCACGGCGATGTGCGCGAAAGTCCTGCCGATGCGCGTCGGGTGGGGCGCGGATTCCAAAACGAATGGTGTTCGTCAACGAATGGTGTTCACTATTATGCACAGGAGGGATGCCGGAGGGAAGAGATTTCTCGACGGGCCCGCCGACAGAGAGTGAGCGTGCGATGCCCCGACCCTCGAGCCCATTGCTTTCGCCCGAGATCATCGGGGCGGCAGGCCTCGAACTGTCGAGAGCCGGAGAGCCGTTCGGGGTGAACGCGATCGCCCGCAGGCTCGGTGTCAGGCCGTCTTCGCTCTACAACCACGTGGACGGCATGGACGGCATCATCGAGCTGATGCGCGGCCGGCTGGTCGAGGACTACCGGGTCAGGCCGGGGGAGAGCGCGTGGGACGACTTCCTCGTCGAGCTTCTGCGACAGCAACGCCAGATGTATGCCGATCACCCGCAGCTCGTGCCGCTCCTCATCGGAAAGACCATCACTCATCCGGCGGTCATTACCGCGTATGACGACCTGGCGACCGTTCTCGTCGACGGGGGCTTTCCCGAAGACGAGGTGCTCACGGTGATCGCGATCATCGATGCCTTCGCGATCGGCTTCGGCCTCGACCTGGCATCGCCGGACGAGGTGTGGGAGCCGGGAGAGGGAACGCGCACACTCGGTCGCGTGCTCGAGGGGGCGGAGCGCGGTACCGCGCGAGCGGATCGGACGTTCGAGCTCGGTGTCGGACTGTTGGTCGACTCGCTTCGGGCTCGCCTCGACAGGTGAGTCTCGCCTCGACAGGTGAGTTCGGAGTGGTTGCCCCCTCGAGTCATCCAACCCCATTTGGATCACTCGAGAGGGCTCACCGTCCGTCCCGGACGGTAGGGGAGGCGGCGAAGATTTTCGCTGCTCTCTCGACTGATATATCCCCAGATGTTCAGCCGGTAGCCCCCGCTACTTGCAGCAGAATATCGCTTAATCGTCGTGTCCGCCATTTGGGGGACAAAGAAATCTACGAATGTTTCTTCCAGGACTGGGGCTTGCCGTGAGAACGTCCACTCATAGAGTGGTTTCATGGACAGAAAGCTCGTGCTGAACGCGCACCTCGCCATCGCCCACGGGCACCGAGTCGAGGTGACGGAGCGCATCGACGAGCTGACCGGTGAGTCCCTGGTCCTGTCTGTCAGAGACCTCGACACCGGCATCCGATATCGCCGCGTCGAAGAGCCCCGGGGCGAGCTCCTCCGGTGGCTGGGTCGTGTCATCGACTGCACGGTGACGATCGGCGGCCACTCGTCGCTGACGACTCTCACCGTCGATGCCGAGGGGAGCGGATCGGGAGCGACGAGCGCTACGGCCGCCCTGCACGGCGCGGATGCGGCGGTCGACGCTGCGAAGGCCGAAGCGGACCGCTGGGGCGGTGGCGACCGCGTGCCTGAGCCGGAGCCCGAACGCTTCTGGTGAACCGCTCAGCGGAAGTCCCTCGATCGATGCGTCACTCCGGTGCTGAGGTCTTCGAATGCGTCGGCGAGGACGTTCACGACCCCCTCTGCTGAGCGCTCGAGAATGCCGCGGATGATCAGAGCAGGAGAATCCCGCGCCACCCGGTGGTACCGACCCCACACCCCGGTCGAGCAGATGACGTTGACGAGGCCGGTCTCGTCTTCGAGATTGAGGAACGTGACACCCGCTGCGGTCGCCGGGCGCTGACGGTGGGTCACGAGGCCGGCGACCTCGATGCGTCTGCCCGTCTCGTGGCTCTGGAGGTCGGCGGAGGTGAGCACGCCTCGCTCGCGCAGAAGTCCGCGGAAGTGCGCCATCGGATGGTCGTCGGTCGAGACACCTGTCGCCCAGAGATCTGCGGAGAGCCGTTCATAGCTGGACTGATCGCTGAACAGCGGGGGCTGCACGGCGATCGTCGTGCCGGGAAGGAATCGCGAACGATCCTCAGCGGCTGCCCCCGACAGCCAGATCGCCTCTCTGCGCTGCAGCCCGAGGCACTCGAACGCGCCGGCGGTCGCCAGGGACTCGAGCTGCGCGGCGGTGGCATCGGTGCGCCTCACCAGATCGTTCAGATCGCGGAACGGACCGGCGGCCTCGCGCTCGGCGACGATCCTCTCTGCCAGCGGTGTGCCGATGCCGCGCACACCGCTGAGCCCCATGCGCACCGCATAGGCGCCATCCCGGCGGTGCGCCGCCGACTCGTCGGGCTTCGACCGGTCGAAGCGTGGCACTCGAGGCTGCAGAGGATCGCCGCAGGCGTCCAGCCCCGTCGGCATCCGCAGCGGTGCGCCCTCGAGGGGTTCGAGAGTCTCGGTGACGCCTGAGGCGTGCAGATCGGGTCGACGCACCTCCACGCCATGCCGACGCGCGTCTGCGGTGAGCGTCGAGGCGGAGTAGAAGCCCATCGGCTGCGACCGGAGCAGTCCGGCGAGGAACGCCGCAGGATAGTGCAGCTTGAGCCAGGAGCTCGCATAGACGAGGAGTGCGAAGGACAACGAATGCGACTCCGCGAATCCGAAGTTCGAGAACGCCTGGATCTGCGCGTAGATGCGATCCGACTGCTCGGCGGAGAGCCCGCGCCGGGTCATTCCCGCGTAGAGCTTGTCGCGCACCTTCTCGATCTTCTCGAGCCCGCGCTTGGACCCCATCGCGCGTCTGAGCAGATCGGCCTCGTCGGCGGTGCAGTCGCCGATGGCCGTCGCCATCTGGATCAGCTGCTCCTGGAAGATCGGGATACCCAGCGTCCGCTCGAGGATCGGCTTGAGGTCATCATGCGGATACGGGATGTCGAGCACCACAGGCTCTTCTCCGCGAGCGGCTCTGGCGCGGTTCTCTTCGTCGAGCGCATCCTTGGCCATCTTGCGGCGGACGAACGGATGCACGGCGCCGCCCTGGATGGGCCCGGGGCGGATGAGCGCGATCTGGATGGCGAGGTCGTAGAAGGCGCGCGGCTGCAGGCGGGGGAGCAGGCCGA is a genomic window containing:
- a CDS encoding TetR/AcrR family transcriptional regulator C-terminal domain-containing protein codes for the protein MPRPSSPLLSPEIIGAAGLELSRAGEPFGVNAIARRLGVRPSSLYNHVDGMDGIIELMRGRLVEDYRVRPGESAWDDFLVELLRQQRQMYADHPQLVPLLIGKTITHPAVITAYDDLATVLVDGGFPEDEVLTVIAIIDAFAIGFGLDLASPDEVWEPGEGTRTLGRVLEGAERGTARADRTFELGVGLLVDSLRARLDR
- a CDS encoding lysoplasmalogenase produces the protein MQRRRQLDPLQWAFLPYIAVSVTHVVLLGLDSPAAGPTKLLLMPLLAVPVLVSLPRIRERAAQALILVALAFSWLGDSAGAVFPAAPEVPLMLMFFGIAHLAYIALFIRHLAVRRMQWWALVYAGWWVAMMTLVGPHAGGLLIAVAIYGVVLGATAALSTRCHPLVAIGGAFFLASDTLLALRLFLPGSLPAWSSPAIMATYATGQGLIVVGALIALRKRGA
- a CDS encoding GNAT family N-acetyltransferase; this encodes MATITTEVATNARWDDVQHALTGGGDGASCQCIWPMLSNKEWNETTTPQRVEMLRDEIEAGPPPGLIAYVDGDAAGWIRIGPRTKQQRVPRTRMIAAASAEPFDDESVWAVTCFVVRREHRGSGLNLELLRAAVDFARSSGARLIEGYPVDTRGEKKRANDLFHGMLTTFLAAGFEEKAELKPGRTLVALELSE
- a CDS encoding RNA-binding S4 domain-containing protein; amino-acid sequence: MADAARVDSWLWAIRVYKTRSAATTACRAGHVRVNGDKVKAAQHVRIGDELRVRIAGFDRILIVRQLLVKRVGAPVAALAYEDRTPEREPQAALGLRDRGAGRPTKRERRDIDKLRGRGYEDDGIFPG
- a CDS encoding amidohydrolase yields the protein MPATLYRNARFFTADDAAWAEAVVVDGADFAFVGAEADAPPTDDVVDLGGRVVLPGFTDAHTHLLMMGEALGQIGLTDAGSLDEIQRRVQEARETSTGAVRGRGWLFDAIPGGSPTAAMIDAVVADIPVYLDANDYHSCWVNSAALEEFGITRETPDPIGGRIERDADGEPTGMLYETAAQQHAWAHRDATTTDEQRDAAVQRVVEAYLAAGVTGAVDMAFDGLALAALERAEGRDALPLRIAAHWFVANTGDDALNLAQVTEAAERAETASSAVRVIGIKLVLDGTIDACTAAMRAPYADGSNAAPIWPTERLFPVVAAADAAGLQVALHAIGDEASTLALDAIEHAITVNGDRPRRHRIEHLEYAAPGTAERMARLGVTASMQPVHADPAIFANWAAQLGDERAERAFAWPEYEDAGALLAFSTDAPTAPHAALANMYVATTRASALNPDVPAVHPQFALPLARAIAHATRDAAASIGDGAWRGRIAVGQAADFAVLDVDPFSEGSGSLLTARVLRTVIGGRTAYEA
- a CDS encoding NUDIX domain-containing protein — its product is MTVVPPAPGEPRRPDGPRNPGDAWVVAASGEKYWGRFGAAGLLAFDPARGILLQHRVSWSHFGGTWGLPGGAMHEGESAIEGAVREAQEEAGVPDGSVRPRFTSVLDLDVWSYTTVIADVVRPFEPVINDPESVALEWVPVDEVDSRPLHPGFGNAWPALRALLEVRPALVVDAANVVGSVPDGWWKDRAGAATRLASRLDGVAVPASDLGIDGTLWFPEVALVVEGKARGISAPSPSSSAGAGAGAGAGAGAGAGAGAGADAMAPELLPAGGVSVVRAEAAGDDTIVAEVERRSRAGQYVVAVTSDRELQNRVVAAGAAQVLSAGWLLGVLPQQA
- a CDS encoding HNH endonuclease signature motif containing protein, whose amino-acid sequence is MTQRTDLDLDLEERRRLLDEWVATRRQIAALEAKSYALLVERISVHDADVSESPHHRDAIYRSMIAEYSAAGHIPKGSVEYAFTDARTLTRALPAVHATFAAGAITARHVREIVRASEIVDDAIRDGRVEPATMSLYETAVLVVAEHDTAQRTKIHARQVAAALVGETVVERQRRFAAERCVTVKSVDDGLAVLTAVLPEWVAVAISDRLTRMARHIARTRGEREPILESLDDDCENALHLSDLSPEDPRYDAYFEAGVIAADGTFVTDPLTGLIDPLTDPASPDLEHLSGDTRTFDQIRADLLSDLLLSSDPSEANGAGLENVSARIQVTVAASTLAGDDDRPAELDGHGPLDPDVARGLAGRCTGWSRLFLSSTGLVTETDAYSPTEQMRRFLRARDQHCRFPGCRMPVHRCEIDHNHDHARGGRTRIDNLSHFCTTHHSLKHPDIDERHRWKARQTPDGSITWTSPLGRDYVDPPRRRVMFV